One region of Natronorubrum aibiense genomic DNA includes:
- a CDS encoding RNB domain-containing ribonuclease, whose product MSDDAQAEAGTAEGQGPVEISEELARHLENKREELFEKFEIRDEFPATVLEEAKARTEGVEAEIQDELDERKDLRDLTTWTTDPIDAQDFDDALSIEEREDEYVLWVHIADVTHYVNPETAMWDEAVERGNTVYLPGYTIHMLPPVLAETVCSLVPNEDRLAHTVEMHLDKEHLSYETIDIYKSVIESDERLTYSQAENRLEDPDAPLHEENKLVHEVADRMHEQRKEDGSLVLNPARDRAHTIIEECMLKANKAVTHELMWNRGVEAMYRVHPQPSPDEWSEALREIQDLDGVSIPGDTWDDPRKAVNATLEDAPGRQLDKIQWAVMKVMPRAKYMNDPFGGHHALNFEIYGHFTSPIRRLSDLINHWIVYQNDVPENLVELCDRASDKQKDAEQCEREYKNFLQEVGLDPMAVNNRGIEVVEDEEEAEKTL is encoded by the coding sequence ATGAGTGACGACGCACAGGCCGAAGCCGGTACGGCCGAAGGGCAGGGCCCAGTCGAGATCAGCGAGGAGCTCGCACGACATCTGGAAAACAAACGCGAGGAGCTGTTCGAGAAGTTCGAGATCCGCGACGAGTTCCCCGCGACGGTCCTCGAGGAAGCCAAAGCGCGAACCGAAGGCGTCGAGGCGGAGATTCAGGACGAACTCGACGAACGCAAAGACCTGCGGGACCTGACGACGTGGACGACGGACCCGATCGACGCACAGGACTTCGACGACGCGCTATCGATCGAGGAACGCGAGGACGAGTACGTCCTCTGGGTCCACATCGCCGACGTGACCCACTACGTCAATCCCGAGACGGCGATGTGGGACGAAGCCGTCGAGCGCGGGAACACAGTCTATCTCCCGGGCTATACGATCCATATGCTCCCGCCCGTGCTGGCCGAGACGGTCTGTTCACTGGTCCCCAACGAGGACCGACTGGCACACACGGTCGAGATGCACCTCGACAAGGAGCACCTCTCCTACGAGACCATCGACATCTACAAGTCGGTCATCGAATCCGACGAGCGACTCACCTACTCGCAGGCCGAGAATCGTCTCGAGGATCCCGACGCGCCATTGCACGAGGAGAACAAACTGGTGCATGAAGTCGCCGACCGGATGCACGAGCAGCGCAAAGAGGACGGCTCACTCGTCCTGAACCCCGCCCGTGACCGCGCTCACACGATCATCGAGGAGTGTATGCTCAAGGCCAACAAGGCCGTCACGCACGAACTGATGTGGAATCGTGGCGTCGAAGCGATGTACCGAGTCCACCCGCAGCCAAGTCCGGACGAGTGGTCCGAAGCCCTTCGAGAGATTCAGGACCTAGACGGCGTCTCCATCCCCGGCGACACGTGGGACGACCCACGAAAGGCCGTCAACGCGACGCTCGAGGACGCACCCGGTCGCCAACTCGACAAAATCCAGTGGGCGGTGATGAAGGTGATGCCCCGTGCGAAGTACATGAACGACCCATTCGGCGGCCACCACGCGCTGAACTTCGAGATCTACGGCCACTTCACGAGCCCGATTCGCAGGCTTAGCGACCTGATCAACCACTGGATCGTCTACCAGAACGACGTGCCGGAGAACCTCGTCGAACTCTGTGATCGCGCCAGCGACAAACAGAAAGACGCCGAGCAGTGTGAACGCGAGTACAAGAACTTCCTGCAGGAGGTCGGGCTCGATCCGATGGCGGTCAACAACCGCGGCATCGAAGTGGTCGAAGACGAGGAAGAAGCGGAGAAAACGCTGTAA
- a CDS encoding DUF7562 family protein produces MWPSRSRTETVTCLACGDQITRSMAREYDKHGDRWDRKHKAFEYLCKPCHTDLCHYPRTDLEEVLVESGAGDTDEATFLSTYLQTVEERYGKLEEES; encoded by the coding sequence ATGTGGCCCTCCCGGAGCCGCACAGAGACGGTCACGTGTCTGGCCTGTGGCGACCAGATAACCCGGTCGATGGCCCGCGAGTACGACAAACACGGCGATCGCTGGGACCGAAAGCACAAAGCGTTCGAGTACCTCTGCAAACCCTGTCACACCGACCTGTGTCATTATCCACGGACCGACCTCGAGGAGGTACTCGTCGAGAGCGGGGCCGGCGACACCGACGAGGCGACGTTTCTCTCGACGTATCTGCAGACCGTCGAGGAACGATACGGGAAACTCGAGGAGGAGTCCTGA
- a CDS encoding RNA-binding protein, with the protein MQVKSRHHLRSDAVSDLEDTLTEQLGVTPDGDAYERVEFEDTDWEVILIDGEPQVAYFGDEPFLTVRGANAYEPDRRLVTVDTGAISFVSDGADVMRPGITAATDDISPGDLVVIAEETHGKVLAVGRARVEGSEMAGDEGKVVDSLHHVGDDLYEFTG; encoded by the coding sequence ATGCAGGTCAAGTCTCGCCATCATCTCCGCAGCGATGCCGTTTCGGATCTAGAGGACACCCTGACAGAGCAACTCGGCGTCACCCCCGACGGCGACGCATACGAGCGCGTCGAGTTCGAAGACACCGACTGGGAGGTCATCCTCATCGACGGCGAACCGCAGGTCGCCTACTTCGGCGACGAACCGTTCCTGACGGTTCGTGGGGCAAACGCCTACGAACCAGACCGTCGACTCGTCACGGTCGACACCGGTGCGATCTCGTTCGTCAGCGACGGCGCGGACGTGATGCGCCCCGGGATTACAGCGGCAACGGACGACATCTCGCCCGGCGATCTGGTCGTCATCGCCGAGGAAACCCACGGAAAAGTCCTTGCCGTCGGCCGCGCTCGCGTCGAGGGCTCGGAGATGGCTGGTGACGAGGGCAAGGTCGTCGACTCGCTGCATCACGTCGGCGACGACCTCTACGAGTTCACCGGCTAA
- a CDS encoding cell division protein SepF: MGFMSKILGGSQSRTAEDYVELNLDDVSASSADAAMQVHIAEVSGQADAIDIKDAVYDGDIVIADITRLRTEDSTVEHIVDELRQVAHEVDGDIVRKGDDQMIITPTGVRISREKLGQRA, from the coding sequence ATGGGATTTATGAGCAAAATTCTCGGTGGCAGTCAGTCACGAACCGCCGAGGATTACGTCGAACTGAACCTCGACGACGTTTCGGCGAGCTCGGCCGACGCGGCGATGCAGGTCCATATCGCCGAAGTCAGCGGACAGGCCGATGCGATCGACATCAAAGACGCCGTCTACGACGGCGATATCGTCATTGCGGATATCACCCGTCTGCGAACCGAGGATAGCACCGTCGAACACATCGTTGACGAACTCCGGCAGGTCGCCCACGAAGTCGACGGCGATATCGTCCGGAAAGGCGACGATCAGATGATTATCACGCCGACCGGCGTCCGAATCAGCCGCGAGAAACTGGGCCAGCGAGCCTAA
- a CDS encoding helix-turn-helix domain-containing protein has translation MSGFRATVVVNEPTDCPIADASATTEEPITTVTRSQASTGGTVVEEFGVAAGPSAETVSERAGTDLTAVQTSEHEDVYRFERDAGAECACEIIEQTGTPIASVRAQHGSLLLSFRTLELESVAEIVGDLRADFDGVLVEDLTQDHDESTDPVIVDRELLTTRQREIVETAHECGYFEYPKGANATDVAEELDIARSTFTEHLAAAQTKLMNAILEK, from the coding sequence ATGAGCGGGTTTCGAGCCACAGTCGTCGTCAACGAACCCACGGACTGTCCGATCGCCGACGCCTCGGCGACTACCGAGGAGCCGATCACCACCGTCACGCGCTCGCAGGCATCGACTGGTGGAACGGTCGTCGAGGAGTTCGGCGTCGCTGCCGGCCCGTCGGCGGAGACGGTTTCCGAACGTGCCGGGACCGACCTGACTGCAGTACAGACGAGCGAGCACGAGGACGTCTATCGGTTCGAGCGCGACGCCGGCGCAGAGTGCGCGTGTGAGATCATCGAGCAAACGGGGACGCCGATCGCTTCCGTTCGCGCACAGCACGGTTCGCTGTTGTTGTCGTTTCGAACGCTCGAACTCGAGTCGGTCGCCGAGATCGTCGGTGACCTCCGCGCGGATTTCGATGGCGTCCTCGTCGAGGACCTCACGCAGGACCACGACGAGTCGACGGATCCCGTCATCGTCGACCGGGAACTGTTGACGACGCGCCAGCGAGAGATCGTCGAGACGGCCCACGAGTGCGGCTATTTCGAATATCCGAAAGGGGCAAATGCGACGGACGTCGCCGAGGAACTCGACATTGCGCGCTCGACGTTCACCGAGCATCTCGCCGCTGCCCAAACGAAGCTGATGAATGCCATTCTCGAAAAATAA